The proteins below come from a single Microtus ochrogaster isolate Prairie Vole_2 chromosome 8, MicOch1.0, whole genome shotgun sequence genomic window:
- the LOC101992208 gene encoding interferon-induced transmembrane protein 1-like — translation MPKEQQVMGPLKGPHSSTSAPTTMINMPAEISMPDHVIWSTFNALFLNFCCLGFIAYAHSVKSRDRKMVGDVTGAKAYASTAKCLNICALVFSIIMIIVFIALYASKFSYGAF, via the exons ATGCCAAAGGAGCAGCAAGTCATGGGTCCACTGAAGGGTCCCCACAGCTCAACTTCTGCACCAACCACCATGATCAACATGCCTGCTGAGATCTCCATGCCCGATCACGTGATCTGGTCCACATTCAATGCACTCTTCCTGAACTTCTGCTGCCTGGGTTTCATAGCATATGCCCATTCTGTGAAG TCCAGGGACAGGAAGATGGTGGGCGATGTGACTGGGGCAAAGGCCTACGCCTCCACTGCCAAGTGCCTGAACATCTGCGCCCTGGTCTTCAGCATCATCATGATCATTGTCTTCATTGCTCTTTACGCCAGCAAATTTAGTTATGGGGCCTTCTAG